In Shouchella patagoniensis, the following are encoded in one genomic region:
- the gvpN gene encoding gas vesicle protein GvpN has product MTTVKSAVKTDVLQHQEMKTIVGRAHQYLKAGYPVHFTGPTGVGKTTLALAVAKKMKRPVMLMHGHQDLSNEDLIGAFSGYSSSKEVDNYIRRVYRHEEQVTENWSNGRLLEAVENGYTLVYDEFTRSLPSANNLFLSILEEGILPLYGRKEKRPFVRVHPRFSVIFTSNPEEYAGVYETQSALLDRLITLPIGYADEETEAAIVSSKTGVTEDQAKDISAIVAALRKACQKNNTQAPSLRATMMIATIVYEEEIEVVGDNDEFQQLCIDILAPSVMKCLEKEDFEKAKEMVVAECKKKEKG; this is encoded by the coding sequence ATGACAACCGTAAAAAGCGCTGTAAAAACAGATGTCCTTCAACACCAGGAAATGAAAACAATTGTAGGGAGAGCGCATCAATATTTAAAAGCGGGATACCCAGTCCATTTCACAGGACCGACAGGTGTAGGAAAAACCACTCTAGCACTTGCGGTAGCGAAAAAAATGAAACGGCCGGTTATGTTGATGCATGGTCATCAAGATTTATCAAACGAAGATTTGATTGGGGCATTCTCCGGCTACAGCTCTTCAAAAGAAGTCGATAATTATATTCGCCGCGTCTATCGCCACGAAGAACAGGTGACGGAAAACTGGAGCAATGGTCGTTTGCTTGAAGCGGTAGAAAATGGATACACACTCGTGTATGACGAATTTACAAGGTCACTTCCTTCAGCGAATAATCTCTTTCTTTCGATTCTCGAAGAAGGCATCTTGCCTCTTTATGGACGCAAAGAGAAACGGCCTTTTGTTCGGGTGCATCCGAGATTTTCCGTCATCTTTACAAGCAATCCAGAGGAATACGCAGGGGTATATGAAACGCAAAGTGCTTTGCTTGACCGACTCATTACCCTTCCGATTGGTTACGCGGATGAAGAGACGGAGGCAGCGATTGTTTCAAGTAAGACAGGAGTCACAGAAGATCAAGCGAAAGATATCTCCGCTATTGTAGCCGCATTAAGAAAGGCTTGCCAAAAAAACAACACACAAGCGCCGAGCTTAAGGGCAACGATGATGATTGCCACCATTGTCTATGAAGAAGAAATCGAGGTGGTTGGAGACAACGATGAGTTTCAGCAACTATGTATCGACATTTTGGCACCTTCTGTTATGAAATGTCTTGAAAAAGAAGACTTTGAAAAAGCAAAAGAGATGGTTGTAGCCGAGTGTAAGAAAAAAGAGAAGGGGTGA
- a CDS encoding gas vesicle protein GvpO translates to MSIKQIMSAVNEFFDENIAPPHKITSVEPRKENEEEGIEAGWDILVEVIEEREYMKKYAKDEMLGVYQAALNKKYDIISYSRLSTRYRSAVEERY, encoded by the coding sequence ATGTCGATAAAACAGATCATGAGCGCAGTCAATGAGTTTTTTGACGAAAATATTGCCCCTCCTCATAAAATCACCTCTGTTGAACCAAGAAAAGAAAATGAAGAGGAAGGTATTGAAGCAGGATGGGATATTCTCGTTGAAGTGATTGAGGAGCGAGAGTATATGAAAAAATACGCGAAGGATGAGATGCTTGGGGTTTACCAAGCCGCTTTAAATAAAAAATACGATATTATTTCTTACTCTCGATTAAGCACAAGATACCGTAGTGCTGTAGAGGAAAGATATTAA
- the gvpA gene encoding gas vesicle structural protein GvpA, which produces MAIEKSTNSSDLAEVIDRILDKGVVIDVFARVSVVGIELITVEARVVIASVDTWLRYAEAVGLLRDEVQEEGLPEQSNERGGNYQFSI; this is translated from the coding sequence ATGGCTATTGAAAAAAGCACAAACAGTTCAGATTTAGCGGAAGTAATTGACCGGATTTTGGATAAAGGCGTTGTTATAGATGTGTTTGCTCGCGTTTCTGTCGTTGGTATTGAGCTTATTACAGTGGAAGCGCGGGTCGTGATCGCAAGTGTCGATACATGGTTGCGTTATGCCGAGGCAGTGGGGCTATTGCGCGACGAAGTCCAAGAAGAAGGGTTGCCAGAACAGTCAAATGAAAGAGGTGGTAATTATCAGTTCAGCATTTAA
- the gvpQ gene encoding gas vesicle protein GvpQ codes for MGNNQEKDSTKSMGAILKSDELSIPEKVKEGAKQVSKKGLKQTTKAGMKEAAKKTVDKTPDKIKEKVKSEAKEKAQEQLQLAFQQNIKKKANQAADKLEKVKEHNAAAVHKKAEEAEEKTQQVLVDFQDKLRNVKEAGEEFQKKISENQADQVAKRTRPAKGASQLKSVASLKKGTDRPSARSIKGPGSTPNGIKGPGQVKVGVKTSIAHVKGPARASGRIKGPAEVKKLSAK; via the coding sequence TTGGGGAATAACCAAGAAAAAGATTCTACTAAATCGATGGGCGCTATTTTAAAAAGCGATGAGTTAAGTATCCCGGAGAAAGTGAAGGAAGGTGCCAAGCAAGTCTCGAAAAAAGGACTCAAACAAACAACAAAAGCTGGGATGAAAGAAGCTGCTAAAAAGACGGTGGATAAAACACCAGACAAGATAAAAGAAAAAGTGAAGAGTGAAGCAAAAGAAAAGGCACAGGAACAACTACAGCTTGCTTTCCAACAAAATATAAAGAAAAAAGCCAATCAAGCGGCAGACAAACTTGAAAAGGTGAAAGAGCACAATGCAGCTGCTGTACACAAGAAAGCAGAAGAAGCAGAAGAAAAAACCCAACAAGTGCTGGTTGATTTTCAAGATAAATTAAGAAACGTGAAAGAAGCTGGCGAGGAGTTTCAAAAAAAAATATCGGAGAATCAGGCAGACCAAGTCGCAAAAAGAACTCGTCCTGCTAAAGGAGCTAGCCAATTAAAAAGCGTCGCTTCACTCAAAAAAGGCACTGACCGACCATCTGCTCGGTCGATAAAAGGCCCAGGGTCTACGCCGAATGGCATCAAAGGCCCTGGCCAAGTGAAAGTAGGCGTGAAAACGTCAATTGCTCATGTGAAAGGCCCAGCAAGGGCATCAGGAAGAATTAAGGGACCAGCAGAAGTGAAAAAACTCTCTGCCAAGTAG
- a CDS encoding ATP-grasp domain-containing protein, translating to MNILLTSTSRRIDFVSMFRAAMKDCEIEGKVIVADPEHNAPSLQAGDKSYVIPHQTDPRYIDAVLDIIKENKVECLVPLNDLEVPKLAAYKNSFKELGVAVFVPELELVHKLRDKGKYRELLSHLGVKAPRSYFNVEETERALESKKVSFPLIIKPRNGSASIGVAHVYTSEELKFAYQRVLDEIKVSPLGYDCTNSTPKENIIIQEVIEGEKFSMDIFNDLEGKFLTSFIRKQLVMRGGDVDRCVIVERPDLDTIARRMGKHFGHTGYINADVFFYGEDYYVIDINPRFGGGYAFSHSAGANVPAAILSLTSGKEVKEEWLTVEANVEFARHDLVVRIDRNRETVYTNY from the coding sequence ATGAATATCTTATTAACATCAACATCAAGACGGATCGATTTTGTCAGTATGTTTCGAGCTGCTATGAAAGATTGTGAGATAGAAGGAAAGGTTATTGTAGCAGATCCAGAACATAATGCGCCTTCCCTTCAAGCGGGAGATAAAAGTTATGTTATTCCTCATCAAACAGATCCACGCTATATTGATGCAGTCCTTGACATCATTAAAGAAAATAAAGTGGAGTGTCTCGTTCCATTAAATGATTTGGAAGTGCCAAAGCTTGCAGCCTATAAAAATTCATTCAAAGAATTAGGTGTTGCCGTTTTTGTTCCAGAACTAGAATTAGTTCATAAATTAAGAGATAAAGGCAAGTACCGGGAATTACTGAGCCATCTAGGTGTGAAAGCTCCACGTTCCTATTTTAATGTGGAGGAAACAGAGAGAGCTTTAGAAAGCAAGAAAGTCTCATTTCCATTAATCATCAAGCCACGCAATGGTTCTGCTTCTATTGGAGTTGCGCACGTTTATACAAGCGAGGAACTTAAGTTTGCGTATCAGCGCGTTTTAGACGAAATAAAAGTTTCCCCACTTGGTTACGATTGTACCAATTCAACCCCAAAAGAGAATATCATTATTCAGGAAGTTATTGAAGGTGAGAAGTTCAGTATGGATATTTTTAATGACTTAGAAGGGAAGTTCCTAACTTCTTTTATTCGGAAACAACTGGTAATGAGAGGGGGGGATGTTGACCGGTGTGTTATCGTGGAACGACCGGATTTAGATACTATTGCCCGTAGAATGGGTAAACATTTTGGTCACACTGGTTATATAAATGCCGATGTGTTTTTCTATGGAGAAGATTATTATGTGATTGATATCAACCCAAGGTTTGGTGGGGGTTATGCTTTTTCTCATTCAGCAGGCGCTAACGTACCTGCGGCTATCCTCTCGTTGACTAGCGGAAAAGAAGTGAAAGAAGAATGGTTGACTGTAGAAGCAAATGTTGAGTTTGCTCGCCATGATCTTGTCGTCCGAATTGATCGCAACAGAGAAACGGTTTATACAAATTATTAA
- a CDS encoding DUF2071 domain-containing protein has translation MFNWEKEAITLKTPHLSSLLPRGPWIMSQTWNDVLFAHWDVAEEWLRAHIPPALELDTYEGKAWISILPFHISKLRARFLPPIPGVQAFPELNLRTYVSYQGRPGIYFFSLDASHRLAVIGARMLFHLPYYHADMAFDKKEECVSFWSFRKGKEKAECKAVYQPISSPTLATPGSLDHWLTERYRLYTTFKEQLYYEDIYHEPWQLQEVEAQIPATGVATAHGFTLPERAPLLHYAKKQKVRFWPIRKWKR, from the coding sequence ATGTTTAATTGGGAAAAGGAGGCGATCACCTTGAAAACACCCCACTTGTCATCTTTGCTACCACGTGGACCGTGGATCATGTCCCAGACATGGAATGATGTCCTTTTCGCCCATTGGGACGTTGCAGAAGAATGGCTTCGTGCTCATATTCCTCCAGCTCTTGAGCTTGATACTTACGAGGGAAAGGCTTGGATAAGCATTCTCCCTTTTCATATAAGTAAGTTACGCGCACGATTCTTGCCGCCAATACCTGGTGTGCAAGCATTTCCTGAATTGAATTTGAGAACCTATGTTTCTTATCAAGGTCGTCCGGGTATCTACTTTTTTAGTCTTGACGCCAGCCACCGTCTGGCTGTTATAGGAGCCCGGATGCTTTTCCATTTACCTTATTATCATGCGGATATGGCTTTTGATAAGAAAGAAGAGTGCGTTTCATTTTGGAGCTTTAGAAAAGGGAAAGAAAAAGCAGAATGTAAAGCCGTTTATCAACCAATCTCTTCACCGACGCTTGCGACTCCGGGCTCGCTAGATCATTGGCTTACTGAACGATACAGACTTTATACGACCTTTAAGGAACAATTATATTACGAGGACATTTATCACGAGCCATGGCAATTGCAAGAAGTAGAGGCACAAATTCCCGCTACAGGAGTAGCGACCGCCCACGGTTTTACATTGCCAGAGAGAGCCCCGTTGCTCCACTACGCAAAAAAGCAGAAAGTGCGTTTCTGGCCGATTCGTAAATGGAAAAGATAA
- a CDS encoding spore coat protein → MPGILDKLNNKDMISDEIIATDLLVTAKAAVRTYAVAITETASPKLHKALKAQMDEAIEAHHKIATYMIEKEMYHAYDIEEQINHDLKKADVALEMPVANK, encoded by the coding sequence ATGCCAGGAATTCTAGACAAACTTAACAATAAAGACATGATTTCCGATGAAATAATTGCGACGGATCTTTTAGTTACAGCTAAAGCGGCTGTACGGACTTACGCGGTCGCCATCACTGAGACGGCTAGCCCCAAATTGCATAAAGCTCTAAAGGCTCAGATGGACGAGGCTATTGAGGCGCATCATAAGATTGCAACCTATATGATTGAAAAAGAAATGTACCATGCCTATGATATCGAGGAACAGATTAATCATGACCTCAAAAAAGCAGATGTTGCTTTAGAAATGCCTGTAGCTAATAAGTAA
- a CDS encoding NAD(P)/FAD-dependent oxidoreductase: protein MSHNHLPDLSHTLWRDTKSNQSFPKLKENIKVDVAIIGAGVTGITSAYLLTQHGLNVALIEGDQILSGTTGYTTAKVTSQHGSLYHKLTHQVGEEKARLYYEANENALSFIKKTADKEKIDAELQTKDALIYTTSDQHLNELEKEAQAYQKLGIEGIIASGNIGMPFEVKLALLLKNQVQFHPVKFFKGLLPSILKNGGQIYEGTRIQSVKGKNQPTALTMDGHTITCNYCIVSSHFPFNDQLGLYFSRLHVERSYCLAIKPHIEPPKSMTLSIDPAGTSLRTANGPEGEPLLLIGGEGHTAGKNKRSNFAPYKALKQFGEKWFGVESIPYRWSSQDLHTLDSLPYIGQHVSGEEHLLVATGFGKWGMTNGVAAALLLRDKIIGNDHPYFSLFDPRRSKLKKADMFHFVKENAKRSEE, encoded by the coding sequence ATGAGTCATAACCATTTACCTGATTTATCCCATACCCTATGGCGGGATACCAAAAGCAATCAATCCTTTCCCAAATTAAAAGAAAATATAAAAGTGGATGTCGCTATTATTGGTGCCGGGGTCACCGGTATAACATCTGCTTACTTATTAACTCAACACGGATTAAACGTTGCGCTTATAGAAGGAGATCAAATTCTAAGTGGCACAACAGGTTATACCACCGCTAAGGTAACTTCTCAACATGGTTCTCTTTATCATAAATTGACCCATCAAGTAGGGGAGGAAAAAGCAAGGTTATATTATGAAGCAAACGAAAACGCTTTATCTTTCATTAAAAAAACCGCAGACAAAGAGAAGATTGACGCAGAGCTTCAAACAAAAGACGCTCTTATTTATACAACAAGCGACCAACATTTAAATGAGCTTGAAAAAGAAGCGCAAGCATACCAAAAATTAGGGATAGAAGGCATAATCGCGTCTGGGAATATTGGAATGCCCTTTGAGGTAAAGCTAGCATTACTACTCAAAAACCAAGTGCAATTTCATCCGGTAAAGTTTTTCAAAGGGCTCCTCCCTTCAATTCTAAAAAATGGCGGTCAGATATACGAAGGTACACGAATTCAAAGTGTAAAAGGGAAAAATCAACCGACAGCATTGACGATGGATGGTCATACGATTACATGCAATTACTGCATTGTTAGTTCGCATTTTCCTTTTAATGATCAATTGGGCTTATACTTTTCCCGTCTTCACGTCGAACGATCGTATTGCTTGGCGATTAAACCTCATATTGAGCCACCTAAGAGTATGACGCTTAGCATCGATCCAGCAGGAACCTCATTAAGAACAGCAAACGGCCCTGAAGGCGAGCCACTTCTGTTAATTGGAGGAGAAGGACATACAGCTGGAAAAAACAAGAGAAGCAATTTCGCTCCTTATAAAGCGCTTAAACAATTTGGAGAGAAATGGTTTGGCGTTGAAAGCATACCGTATCGTTGGTCGTCTCAAGATTTGCATACGCTTGATTCTCTCCCTTACATTGGTCAACACGTGTCTGGGGAAGAACATCTCTTAGTGGCAACAGGGTTTGGCAAATGGGGGATGACGAACGGCGTAGCGGCCGCTCTTCTATTGCGTGATAAAATAATCGGTAACGATCATCCATATTTCTCTTTATTTGATCCGAGGCGTTCCAAACTGAAAAAAGCAGATATGTTTCACTTCGTTAAGGAAAATGCAAAGCGTAGTGAAGAATAG
- a CDS encoding manganese catalase family protein: MFKRIDKLQIDLPELKHPDPESAGVVQELLGGRFGEMSTLNNYMFQSFNFRSKKKLRPFYELIASITAEEFGHVELVSNTINLCLDGSVGNGSTNPDDTPLAPVQGFGNKFNFILGGQNAIPADSAGKPWSGDNVFSSGNLVNDLLHNFYLECGARTHKMRVYQMTDNETARELVGYLLVRGSVHAVAYARAIEEVTGVNMMKLLPVPSLDNSAFEHARKYEALGEHRKLYRFSDDDYHLLNRIWTGPTPIGPEGELEVVDGTPEGGEIPDLDIVPEEFAPGFDEEQFRELSKRLKYEAGL; the protein is encoded by the coding sequence ATGTTTAAACGAATTGATAAACTTCAAATCGATTTACCAGAGTTGAAGCATCCAGACCCTGAATCAGCTGGCGTCGTCCAAGAATTGTTAGGCGGACGCTTTGGAGAAATGTCTACGTTAAACAATTACATGTTTCAATCTTTTAATTTTAGAAGTAAGAAGAAACTCCGTCCTTTCTATGAGCTAATCGCCAGCATTACAGCGGAAGAATTTGGTCATGTTGAACTCGTTTCGAATACAATTAATTTATGCCTCGATGGCTCTGTTGGCAATGGAAGTACAAACCCTGATGATACACCTCTTGCACCAGTGCAAGGATTTGGAAATAAATTTAACTTTATTTTAGGAGGACAAAATGCAATTCCTGCTGATTCAGCAGGGAAGCCGTGGTCTGGTGACAATGTCTTTTCAAGTGGGAACTTGGTGAATGACTTGCTTCATAACTTTTATTTAGAATGCGGAGCTCGGACACATAAGATGCGCGTTTATCAAATGACCGACAACGAGACTGCACGTGAATTAGTAGGGTATTTACTCGTACGTGGAAGTGTTCATGCCGTTGCTTACGCGAGAGCGATTGAAGAAGTAACTGGGGTTAACATGATGAAATTACTTCCGGTCCCAAGCTTAGATAATTCGGCATTTGAACATGCAAGAAAATACGAAGCCTTGGGTGAACACCGTAAATTATACCGCTTCAGTGATGACGATTACCACTTGCTTAATCGCATTTGGACAGGCCCTACACCAATCGGACCAGAGGGTGAATTAGAAGTGGTTGATGGAACGCCAGAAGGTGGAGAAATCCCTGATCTCGATATTGTACCCGAAGAATTTGCTCCTGGATTCGATGAAGAGCAATTTAGAGAGTTGTCCAAACGACTTAAATATGAAGCAGGATTATAA
- a CDS encoding DUF3231 family protein — MGILSGNPQDEPMHYGEVFSTWNYVMTSNKTIADTQMLVNHVGDNDLKKLLNESIEAAQAEVKQVSEILMANGVALPPAAPEPPTVELNDIPVGARFPDADVAATAAAGLATGLVTCSQIMGQSIREDIAMMFGQFHTAKATLGGKFLKLMKDKGWLVPPPLHHHKSEE, encoded by the coding sequence ATGGGCATTTTAAGTGGGAACCCACAAGATGAACCGATGCATTATGGTGAAGTATTTAGTACATGGAATTATGTGATGACGAGCAATAAAACAATTGCGGATACACAAATGTTGGTTAATCACGTCGGTGACAATGATTTAAAAAAGTTATTAAATGAGTCGATTGAGGCTGCACAAGCGGAAGTGAAACAGGTCTCAGAAATATTGATGGCGAACGGTGTGGCGCTGCCTCCTGCCGCTCCAGAACCACCAACGGTGGAATTAAATGATATTCCAGTAGGTGCTCGTTTCCCAGATGCGGATGTTGCGGCAACAGCTGCAGCTGGACTCGCTACTGGTCTTGTAACATGTAGTCAAATAATGGGACAATCCATTCGTGAAGATATCGCTATGATGTTTGGCCAGTTCCACACAGCCAAGGCGACTCTCGGTGGGAAGTTCTTAAAACTTATGAAAGACAAAGGATGGTTGGTTCCTCCTCCGCTACATCATCATAAATCAGAAGAATAA
- a CDS encoding manganese catalase family protein has product MFFHVKELQYEAKPMKPDPVFAAKLQEALGGQYGEISVMMQYLFQGFNCRADKKYRDLLYDIGTEEIGHVEMFATMIARLLDNAPFEVQKNAYDMDPALAAILGGTNPQHAIVAGLGAMAADSQGYPWNAKYIISSGNLLADFRANLNAESQGRLQVTRLYGMTDDPGVRDMLSFLIARDTYHQNQWYAAVRELEERENDIVVPTTFPRSLEKEQVAYTLFNFSQGEESKTGRWAYGPSYDGRGEYNYAQPQAWGQAPKLPPAPPEYQNTVAYHEANATSPQSNENQAYDKRD; this is encoded by the coding sequence TTGTTCTTTCATGTAAAAGAATTGCAGTATGAAGCAAAGCCGATGAAGCCTGATCCAGTCTTTGCTGCAAAACTTCAAGAAGCTCTTGGTGGTCAATATGGGGAAATCAGTGTAATGATGCAATATTTATTTCAGGGTTTTAACTGTAGAGCTGACAAAAAATACCGAGACTTACTTTATGACATTGGAACAGAAGAAATTGGGCATGTGGAGATGTTTGCGACGATGATCGCACGATTGCTCGATAATGCCCCATTTGAAGTGCAAAAAAACGCGTATGATATGGACCCAGCGCTTGCCGCCATATTAGGTGGGACAAATCCACAACATGCGATCGTGGCTGGTCTTGGGGCAATGGCTGCCGATAGTCAGGGATACCCGTGGAATGCCAAATACATTATTTCCAGCGGGAATTTATTAGCGGATTTTAGAGCAAATCTCAATGCAGAGTCTCAAGGGAGGCTGCAAGTAACAAGGCTTTACGGAATGACTGATGATCCGGGCGTAAGAGATATGTTGTCATTTTTAATTGCCCGGGATACGTATCATCAAAATCAATGGTACGCAGCCGTGAGAGAATTAGAAGAGCGAGAAAATGATATTGTTGTTCCGACCACTTTTCCGCGGTCTCTTGAGAAAGAACAGGTTGCATATACTCTTTTCAACTTTTCTCAAGGAGAAGAAAGTAAGACCGGGCGGTGGGCTTATGGACCAAGTTATGATGGACGTGGCGAATATAACTATGCTCAGCCACAAGCGTGGGGCCAGGCGCCGAAATTGCCTCCAGCGCCTCCGGAATATCAGAACACAGTCGCCTATCATGAGGCGAATGCTACTTCACCGCAAAGTAACGAAAATCAAGCTTATGATAAACGTGATTGA
- a CDS encoding amino acid permease, which yields MAKSRTKLKKTQGTLAWWQLSLLGVGCTIGTGYFLGSSIGIKLAGPSIVFAFLLAALGTYIVFLALAKMTAEDPQEGSFCYYAEKAFGEKMGFASGWNYWMSNILIIGSQLTALSILSRFWFESVPLWVFATIYSLLAIGVVLLGTKGFDSVENVLSVIKAAAILLFIILGTLAFFHFLEGSGQEPSLPMTGGELFPRGITGFWGSLIYAFYAFGGIEVIGLMAMQLKKKEDAPKAGTVLLALVAFLYVVSLGIAVSMVSYTVFTDKESPFVTALTSYNLAFFPHVFNAAIIVAGFSAMTAALFGVTTLLASLAKNHHAPKFFAKRIQYKDLPLASLSLAVLGLIAAVVAALLLPGNLFEYITTAAGILILFNWICIILSNIRLLKKRFFLTVAYFFAIVLMLAAIAGITLEDTGRPGFYLSLVFITLIGLAARFLKKSHKKIKTSL from the coding sequence GTGGCTAAATCAAGAACGAAATTAAAGAAAACACAAGGAACGCTTGCTTGGTGGCAGTTATCTCTGCTTGGCGTTGGTTGTACAATTGGCACAGGTTATTTCTTAGGTTCAAGTATCGGTATTAAATTGGCGGGTCCTTCCATTGTTTTTGCTTTCTTATTAGCAGCTTTAGGGACCTACATTGTGTTTCTCGCTCTTGCAAAAATGACTGCTGAAGATCCACAAGAAGGCTCTTTTTGTTACTACGCTGAAAAAGCCTTTGGTGAGAAAATGGGATTTGCCTCTGGTTGGAATTATTGGATGTCAAATATCCTCATTATCGGTAGCCAACTTACTGCACTTTCAATATTATCGCGCTTTTGGTTTGAATCGGTGCCACTGTGGGTTTTCGCAACCATTTATTCCCTCTTGGCAATTGGTGTGGTTCTACTCGGAACCAAAGGGTTTGATTCCGTTGAGAATGTTCTTTCCGTTATAAAAGCTGCAGCCATTCTATTGTTCATCATTCTTGGGACTCTTGCTTTTTTCCATTTCCTCGAAGGTTCAGGTCAAGAACCAAGTTTGCCTATGACAGGAGGGGAATTGTTCCCTCGAGGAATAACTGGATTTTGGGGTTCTCTGATTTATGCTTTTTATGCATTCGGAGGGATCGAGGTCATTGGTTTGATGGCCATGCAATTAAAAAAGAAAGAAGATGCACCTAAAGCCGGAACCGTCTTATTAGCATTGGTTGCTTTTTTATATGTTGTTTCGTTAGGGATTGCTGTTAGCATGGTTTCCTATACCGTTTTTACAGATAAAGAAAGCCCATTTGTTACGGCGTTGACTAGCTATAATTTAGCTTTTTTTCCTCACGTGTTTAACGCGGCTATCATTGTTGCTGGTTTCTCTGCAATGACAGCTGCATTGTTTGGGGTAACCACCCTTTTAGCTAGCTTAGCCAAAAATCACCATGCACCTAAATTTTTTGCCAAACGCATCCAGTATAAAGATCTCCCTCTAGCTTCTCTAAGCCTTGCCGTCTTAGGTCTAATTGCTGCTGTTGTAGCCGCATTACTTTTGCCGGGAAACTTATTTGAATACATTACAACAGCAGCAGGGATTTTAATTTTATTTAACTGGATTTGCATCATTCTCTCCAATATCCGCTTACTGAAAAAACGGTTTTTTCTTACTGTCGCTTACTTTTTTGCTATTGTGCTTATGCTGGCCGCCATTGCTGGGATAACGCTTGAAGACACTGGACGCCCTGGATTTTATTTAAGTTTAGTCTTTATCACTTTAATAGGACTTGCAGCTCGTTTTCTTAAAAAGTCTCATAAAAAAATTAAAACTAGCCTATAA
- a CDS encoding LysE family translocator, protein MSVSILASYILLGLSLAAPIGPVNAARIEKGIKNGFLHSWIVGVGGMVADATFMVCVYFGLNHFIEAPFIQTFLWLFGAFVLIYSGIEAMTKASLFQIAESRKKDSLTHCFFTGYLMSISNPMSMLFWLGIYGSIMVKTAQTTTTEEFLLYTSMIFVGLTIWDLFIAGITSGSRRFLTATILKAIAYLSGFSLIGFGLYFAIHGILTLITY, encoded by the coding sequence ATGAGTGTGAGCATACTAGCAAGTTACATCCTACTCGGGTTAAGTTTAGCTGCGCCAATCGGTCCGGTAAATGCAGCTCGGATTGAGAAAGGAATCAAAAATGGGTTCCTTCATTCATGGATAGTAGGGGTCGGTGGGATGGTCGCAGATGCCACTTTTATGGTGTGTGTCTATTTTGGCTTAAACCACTTTATTGAGGCCCCCTTTATCCAAACCTTTCTATGGTTATTTGGTGCATTTGTTTTAATTTATTCAGGTATTGAAGCAATGACCAAAGCCAGTCTCTTCCAGATTGCAGAGTCACGTAAAAAAGACTCCCTCACGCACTGTTTTTTCACTGGATACCTCATGTCCATCTCCAATCCGATGTCTATGCTTTTTTGGCTCGGTATTTATGGTTCTATTATGGTAAAAACAGCGCAAACAACCACAACGGAAGAATTCCTCTTATATACAAGTATGATTTTTGTTGGACTTACCATTTGGGATCTTTTCATAGCCGGTATTACGAGCGGAAGCCGCCGATTCTTAACAGCAACGATATTAAAAGCAATTGCCTATCTATCGGGTTTCTCACTCATTGGATTTGGTCTTTATTTCGCCATACACGGCATTTTGACATTAATTACGTACTAA
- a CDS encoding YrhK family protein, with product MSKIRNRNEYLDIKAGGFRLFFKKRYKLITTMNDILIGFFFVGGSILNFFSTTEIYGRILYLCGSLMLASRPILRIAHDTSLRKEMKRSESYNPKKSQKTTAK from the coding sequence ATGTCGAAAATCAGAAATAGAAACGAATACTTGGATATTAAAGCAGGTGGATTTCGCCTCTTTTTTAAAAAACGATACAAACTCATTACCACAATGAATGATATCTTAATCGGTTTTTTCTTTGTGGGGGGAAGTATACTTAATTTCTTTTCAACGACTGAAATCTATGGAAGAATCCTATATTTATGCGGAAGCTTAATGCTCGCTAGTCGACCTATTTTACGAATTGCTCATGATACTTCCTTAAGAAAAGAAATGAAAAGGTCGGAAAGTTATAACCCAAAAAAGTCACAAAAAACAACGGCTAAATAA